The genomic interval agtGGCCCAGTTGAGAGAAAATCTTTCCACAGTCaaagcaggagtaaggcttctctcctgtgtgtgttctctgatgaacttttagctcagCTGATGTCGTGAAACATtttacacagtcagagcagaagtaaggcttcactcctgtatgtctacgttcatgtgtttttaagAGGTCCAGTCGagaaaaactcttcccacagtcagagcaggagcaAGGCTTCTctgatgtgtgtgttctctgatgaacttttagctcagCTGACGTTTTGAAGCATTTTACACAGTCACAGCAGGAGTAgggcttctcccctgtatgtatacgttcatgtgtttttaagtGGCCCAGTTGAGAAAAACTTTTTCCACAATTAGAGCAGGAATAAGGCTTCACTACCGTATGTATATGTTCATGTGTTTTTAAGGTTCTCAGTAGAgggaaactctttccacagtcagagcaggagtaaggtttCTCTCCGGTGTGTGTTCTCAGGTGAACTTTTAGCTCAGCTGTTGTTGTGAAGCATtttacacagtcagagcaggagtaaggcttcactCCTGTATGTATACTTTCATGTGTTTTTAAGATGTTTAGTCGAGAGAAagtctttccacagtcagagcaggagtaaggcttcactcctgtatgtagacgttcatgtgtttttaagtTGCACAGTACAGAgtaactctttccacagtcagagcagaagaaaggcttctctcctgtgtgtgttctctgatgaacttttagctcagctgatgttgtgaagcattttacacagtcagagcaggagtaaggcttcaatcctgtatgtatacgttcatgtgtttttaagtgggaaagttgagagaaactcttttcacagtcaga from Oncorhynchus masou masou isolate Uvic2021 unplaced genomic scaffold, UVic_Omas_1.1 unplaced_scaffold_1234, whole genome shotgun sequence carries:
- the LOC135530017 gene encoding zinc finger protein 271-like, translated to MASVKLEDCSQTLELNVNIKDEEEEEEIGKSVSHGDHVETFSTSREQQREHHRAKGSHSCPHCEEIFPILSKLKIHQKIHTGQNPYSCTDCGKRFTTSGNLTVHQRVHTGEKPYSCSDCGASFSRLGHLKTHEHIHTGVKPYSCSDCVKCFTTSAELKVHQRTHTGEKPFFCSDCEKSFSQLSHLKTHERIHTGLKPYSCSDCVKCFTTSAELKVHQRTHTGEKPFFCSDCGKSYSVLCNLKTHERLHTGVKPYSCSDCGKTFSRLNILKTHESIHTGVKPYSCSDCVKCFTTTAELKVHLRTHTGEKPYSCSDCGKSFPLLRTLKTHEHIHTVVKPYSCSNCGKSFSQLGHLKTHERIHTGEKPYSCCDCVKCFKTSAELKVHQRTHTSEKPCSCSDCGKSFSRLDLLKTHERRHTGVKPYFCSDCVKCFTTSAELKVHQRTHTGEKPYSCFDCGKIFSQLGHLKTHERIHTGVKPYSCSDCIKYFTTSAELKVHQRTHTGEKPYSCSDCGKSFSRLDYLKTHERIHTGEKPYSCSDC